In Felis catus isolate Fca126 chromosome E1, F.catus_Fca126_mat1.0, whole genome shotgun sequence, the following proteins share a genomic window:
- the DHRS7B gene encoding dehydrogenase/reductase SDR family member 7B isoform X1, with protein MFASGKVVPRARRPRLACDVVSGAQGIPEVYQTRLCTLFHVLIHLTSEQQPARWALTCPHFADEDTEAQSGEVPYPGWKSLLKVRVMDFITSTAILPLLFGCVGIFSLFKLLQRMRMKAYLRNAVVVITGATSGLGRECAKVFYTAGARLVLCGRNREALEELTKELAASLATKVQTHKPYTVAFDLADPGAIVAATAEILQCFGYVDVLINNAGISYRGAIVDTTPDVDKKVMETNYFGPVALTKALLPSMIKRRQGHIVAISSIQGKISIPFRSAYAASKHATQAFFDCLRAEMEQYEIEVTVISPGYIHTNLSVNAVTADGSKYGVMDKTTAQGRSPVEVAQDVLAAVGKKKKDVILADLLPSLAIYLRTLAPGLFFSLMASRARKERKSKNS; from the exons ATGTTTGCCTCAGGCAAAGTGGTCCCCAGGGCCAGGAGACCAAGGCTGGCATGCGATGTTGTGTCAGGTGCTCAAGGAATCCCAGAAGTGTACCAGACG AGACTGTGCACGCTTTTCCACGTATTAATTCATCTGACCTCAGAACAACAACCTGCAAGGTGGGCACTCACAtgccctcattttgcagatgaggatactgaggcccagagtggtgAGGTCCCGTACCCAGGCTG GAAGAGTCTGCTGAAGGTGAGGGTCATGGATTTTATCACCTCTACGGCCATCCTGCCCCTGCTCTTTGGCTGTGTGGGAATCTTCAGCCTCTTCAAGCTGCTGCAGCGGATGCGAATGAAGGCCTATCTCCGGAACGCTGTGGTGGTCATTACAGGCGCTACCTCAGGCCTGGGGCGAG AATGCGCCAAAGTCTTCTACACTGCAGGTGCCAGGCTGGTGCTCTGTGGCCGGAACCGGGAGGCCCTGGAAGAGCTCACCAAAGAACTTGCTGCCTCTCTGGCCACCAAG GTGCAGACACACAAGCCTTACACGGTGGCCTTTGACCTTGCGGACCCTGGGGCCATAGTTGCAGCAACAGCTGAGATCCTGCAGTGCTTCGGCTACGTGGATGTGCTCATTAACAATGCTGGCATCAGCTACCGAGGCGCCATTGTGGACACTACCCCAGACGTGGATAAGAAAGTCATGGAGACAAACTACTTTGGCCCAGTTGCTCTAACGAAAG CACTCCTGCCCTCCATGATCAAAAGGCGACAAGGCCATATTGTTGCGATCAGCAGCATCCAGGGCAAAATCAGCATTCCTTTCCGATCAGCAT ATGCGGCCTCCAAACATGCAACCCAGGCATTCTTTGACTGTCTTCGTGCTGAGATGGAACAGTATGAGATCGAGGTGACTGTCATCAGCCCCGGCTACATCCACACCAACCTCTCTGTAAATGCTGTCACTGCTGATGGGTCCAAATACGGAG ttatGGACAAGACCACAGCCCAAGGCCGAAGCCCCGTGGAGGTGGCCCAAGATGTTCTGGCTGcggtggggaagaaaaagaaagatgtgatCCTGGCCGACCTCCTGCCTTCCTTGGCCATTTATCTGCGAACTCTGGCTCCTGGGCTCTTCTTCAGCCTCATGGCCTCCAGggccagaaaggagaggaaatccAAGAACTCCTAG
- the DHRS7B gene encoding dehydrogenase/reductase SDR family member 7B isoform X2 — MVTEATRKSLLKVRVMDFITSTAILPLLFGCVGIFSLFKLLQRMRMKAYLRNAVVVITGATSGLGRECAKVFYTAGARLVLCGRNREALEELTKELAASLATKVQTHKPYTVAFDLADPGAIVAATAEILQCFGYVDVLINNAGISYRGAIVDTTPDVDKKVMETNYFGPVALTKALLPSMIKRRQGHIVAISSIQGKISIPFRSAYAASKHATQAFFDCLRAEMEQYEIEVTVISPGYIHTNLSVNAVTADGSKYGVMDKTTAQGRSPVEVAQDVLAAVGKKKKDVILADLLPSLAIYLRTLAPGLFFSLMASRARKERKSKNS; from the exons GAAGAGTCTGCTGAAGGTGAGGGTCATGGATTTTATCACCTCTACGGCCATCCTGCCCCTGCTCTTTGGCTGTGTGGGAATCTTCAGCCTCTTCAAGCTGCTGCAGCGGATGCGAATGAAGGCCTATCTCCGGAACGCTGTGGTGGTCATTACAGGCGCTACCTCAGGCCTGGGGCGAG AATGCGCCAAAGTCTTCTACACTGCAGGTGCCAGGCTGGTGCTCTGTGGCCGGAACCGGGAGGCCCTGGAAGAGCTCACCAAAGAACTTGCTGCCTCTCTGGCCACCAAG GTGCAGACACACAAGCCTTACACGGTGGCCTTTGACCTTGCGGACCCTGGGGCCATAGTTGCAGCAACAGCTGAGATCCTGCAGTGCTTCGGCTACGTGGATGTGCTCATTAACAATGCTGGCATCAGCTACCGAGGCGCCATTGTGGACACTACCCCAGACGTGGATAAGAAAGTCATGGAGACAAACTACTTTGGCCCAGTTGCTCTAACGAAAG CACTCCTGCCCTCCATGATCAAAAGGCGACAAGGCCATATTGTTGCGATCAGCAGCATCCAGGGCAAAATCAGCATTCCTTTCCGATCAGCAT ATGCGGCCTCCAAACATGCAACCCAGGCATTCTTTGACTGTCTTCGTGCTGAGATGGAACAGTATGAGATCGAGGTGACTGTCATCAGCCCCGGCTACATCCACACCAACCTCTCTGTAAATGCTGTCACTGCTGATGGGTCCAAATACGGAG ttatGGACAAGACCACAGCCCAAGGCCGAAGCCCCGTGGAGGTGGCCCAAGATGTTCTGGCTGcggtggggaagaaaaagaaagatgtgatCCTGGCCGACCTCCTGCCTTCCTTGGCCATTTATCTGCGAACTCTGGCTCCTGGGCTCTTCTTCAGCCTCATGGCCTCCAGggccagaaaggagaggaaatccAAGAACTCCTAG
- the DHRS7B gene encoding dehydrogenase/reductase SDR family member 7B isoform X3: protein MDFITSTAILPLLFGCVGIFSLFKLLQRMRMKAYLRNAVVVITGATSGLGRECAKVFYTAGARLVLCGRNREALEELTKELAASLATKVQTHKPYTVAFDLADPGAIVAATAEILQCFGYVDVLINNAGISYRGAIVDTTPDVDKKVMETNYFGPVALTKALLPSMIKRRQGHIVAISSIQGKISIPFRSAYAASKHATQAFFDCLRAEMEQYEIEVTVISPGYIHTNLSVNAVTADGSKYGVMDKTTAQGRSPVEVAQDVLAAVGKKKKDVILADLLPSLAIYLRTLAPGLFFSLMASRARKERKSKNS from the exons ATGGATTTTATCACCTCTACGGCCATCCTGCCCCTGCTCTTTGGCTGTGTGGGAATCTTCAGCCTCTTCAAGCTGCTGCAGCGGATGCGAATGAAGGCCTATCTCCGGAACGCTGTGGTGGTCATTACAGGCGCTACCTCAGGCCTGGGGCGAG AATGCGCCAAAGTCTTCTACACTGCAGGTGCCAGGCTGGTGCTCTGTGGCCGGAACCGGGAGGCCCTGGAAGAGCTCACCAAAGAACTTGCTGCCTCTCTGGCCACCAAG GTGCAGACACACAAGCCTTACACGGTGGCCTTTGACCTTGCGGACCCTGGGGCCATAGTTGCAGCAACAGCTGAGATCCTGCAGTGCTTCGGCTACGTGGATGTGCTCATTAACAATGCTGGCATCAGCTACCGAGGCGCCATTGTGGACACTACCCCAGACGTGGATAAGAAAGTCATGGAGACAAACTACTTTGGCCCAGTTGCTCTAACGAAAG CACTCCTGCCCTCCATGATCAAAAGGCGACAAGGCCATATTGTTGCGATCAGCAGCATCCAGGGCAAAATCAGCATTCCTTTCCGATCAGCAT ATGCGGCCTCCAAACATGCAACCCAGGCATTCTTTGACTGTCTTCGTGCTGAGATGGAACAGTATGAGATCGAGGTGACTGTCATCAGCCCCGGCTACATCCACACCAACCTCTCTGTAAATGCTGTCACTGCTGATGGGTCCAAATACGGAG ttatGGACAAGACCACAGCCCAAGGCCGAAGCCCCGTGGAGGTGGCCCAAGATGTTCTGGCTGcggtggggaagaaaaagaaagatgtgatCCTGGCCGACCTCCTGCCTTCCTTGGCCATTTATCTGCGAACTCTGGCTCCTGGGCTCTTCTTCAGCCTCATGGCCTCCAGggccagaaaggagaggaaatccAAGAACTCCTAG